One Brassica napus cultivar Da-Ae chromosome A1, Da-Ae, whole genome shotgun sequence genomic region harbors:
- the LOC106425405 gene encoding uncharacterized protein LOC106425405, whose amino-acid sequence MEMRFLLCSSLTLVFMLALGEAAGEIMRWNRKEMVEMAGYGEDKLSSVLVTASLLSSSSSPIPGKYCKQVAMSRLVHACHGVSLFSLLIHIGATVGIKCHTGYRKRSKWIKAVTNALGQFTIDLPSHLHAIPDLEKACSIKPLSVPKPYQCSPTKTQRGIKLVSSSNGLRVYTAGNITLHRGPCK is encoded by the coding sequence ATGGAGATGAGGTTCTTATTATGTAGCAGCTTGACTTTGGTATTCATGTTGGCTTTGGGTGAAGCAGCTGGGGAAATAATGAGATGGAACAGAAAAGAGATGGTGGAGATGGCTGGCTACGGCGAAGACAAACTCTCCTCCGTCCTTGTCACtgcatctcttctctcttcttcctcctcaccTATTCCTGGTAAGTATTGTAAACAAGTAGCAATGAGTAGATTAGTCCATGCATGTCATGGTGTTAGTCTCTTCTCACTTCTTATACATATAGGTGCTACGGTTGGCATCAAGTGCCACACTGGATATAGGAAGAGATCTAAATGGATCAAAGCTGTCACAAATGCGTTGGGACAATTCACCATTGATCTTCCTTCTCATCTCCATGCAATTCCTGACCTAGAAAAGGCTTGTTCCATCAAACCACTCTCTGTTCCTAAACCATATCAATGCTCTCCCACCAAGACTCAAAGAGGCATAAAACTCGTTTCCTCATCCAACGGTTTGCGAGTCTACACAGCAGGCAACATCACCTTACACAGAGGTCCATGTAAATAG
- the LOC106437470 gene encoding ubiquitin-like domain-containing CTD phosphatase, with the protein MASSSSSSPTPDAVTAMDEELTLIVKWSGKEYTLRICADDSVAELKRRICFLTNVLPKRQKLLYPKVGNKLSDDSLLLSQIPLKPSLKMTMIGTTEDDIIVDQVTSDDVVDDFELGKEEVVDIEDKEINKQKLRRRIDQYKIKLVNPCRKGKKLLVLDIDYTLFDHRSTAENPLQLMRPYLHEFLTAAYAEYDIIIWSATSMKWVELKMGELGVLNNPNYKITALLDHLAMITVQSDSRGIFDCKPLGLIWALLPEFYNAQNTIMFDDLRRNFVMNPQNGLKIRPFRKAHVNRDKDDELVLLTRYLLAIAELDDLSSLDHSRWETFTEDSVKRRRHT; encoded by the exons ATGGCttcgtcttcttcatcatctccgaCGCCGGATGCTGTGACCGCGATGGACGAGGAGCTGACTCTGATAGTCAAATGGAGCGGGAAGGAGTACACACTCCGAATCTGCGCCGACGACTCTGTTGCTGAGCTGAAACGTCGCATCTGCTTTCTCACCAACGTCTTGCCCAAGCGCCAGAAGCTTCTTTACCCCAAAGTCGGAAACAAGCTCTCCGATGACTCTCTTCTGCTCTCTCAGATCCCTCTCAAGCCTTCTCTCAAGATGACCATGATCGG TACTACGGAGGATGATATAATAGTAGATCAAGTAACATCGGATGACGTTGTTGATGACTTTGAGCTTGGTAAGGAGGAAGTGGTGGATATTGAAGACAAAGAGATTAATAAGCAGAAGCTGAGGAGGAGAATTGATCAGTACAAG ATTAAGCTTGTTAATCCATGTCGCAAAGGCAAAAAACTGCTTGTTCTAGATATTGACTACACTTTGTTTGATCACCGTTCCACTGCCGAGAACCCGTTGCAGCTTATGCGTCCCT ATCTTCATGAGTTTCTTACTGCTGCTTATGCAGAATATGATATCATCATTTGGTCTGCCACTAG CATGAAGTGGGTTGAGTTAAAGATGGGAGAGCTTGGTGTGTTGAACAATCCGAACTACAAGATCACAGCGCTTCTCGACCATCTAGCCATGATCACAGTTCAGTCAGACTCTCGTGGGATCTTCGATTGCAAGCCACTAGGTTTAATTTGGGCACTATTACCTGAG TTCTACAACGCCCAAAACACCATCATGTTCGATGATCTGCGAAGGAACTTCGTGATGAACCCTCAAAACGGTCTTAAAATCAGGCCGTTTAGGAAAGCTCATGTGAACCGAGACAAGGATGACGAGCTTGTATTGCTGACTCGGTACCTTCTGGCAATAGCAGAGCTCGATGATTTGAGTTCTTTGGATCATAGCAGATGGGAGACATTCACAGAAGATAGCGTCAAAAGGCGCAGGCACACATAA
- the LOC111215019 gene encoding putative WEB family protein At4g17210, whose amino-acid sequence MIRADAPVMPLETPPRSSEVGEIDTRPPFQSVRDAVSLFRQVSFSKQQPPSLSSSSQDATDVPDKETQLLLAEQEMNRVHLCLDSSVKAKARALSDLDSTQQKAADLRDKLETTKQSRKRAIQTKHTINQRLEKLQSQNQETESVRESYILATAELFMAKEKLVEIEQEFSISVEERLSELQRAEEAECSSMVNSQKINEMLEEIAEMRDTAERLNSDADKKKEEEVKIKEKSFDARETYAEMKREAEQRLEDLRSDCDPELRKDIDELAEISAENQSLQREIKLARELKEAKSAMQEICDEERSYKSLVISLTVELDGVQRENRDLKEKEKEREEVEEEEWVEERLKVEETMRVAERTRQEAEETRMHVDELRREAAATHTVMGEAAKQLEIVRRAVKKAKTAEKRAVEDMTVLTEKKESLTHDDPDKKIRISLKEHEELRGKHEESERMVQYKAETVDAQLEEINESRVEGESMLEEKMKEMEEVKEATDTALRSAEIAEEAHCIVDAELRKWKPEEL is encoded by the exons ATGATAAGAGCAGATGCTCCGGTGATGCCTCTCGAGACTCCTCCTCGGAGCAGTGAGGTTGGAGAGATAGACACACGTCCTCCCTTTCAATCCGTTAGAGACGCCGTTAGTTTATTCCGCCAAGTTAGCTTCTCAAAGCAACAACCACCAagtctctcctcctcctctcag GATGCAACGGATGTGCCAGATAAAGAGACACAGCTTCTGTTAGCAGAACAAGAAATGAATAGAGTCCATCTCTGTCTTGACAGCTCTGTCAAAGCGAAAGCACGAGCTCTCTCTGATCTCGACTCAACTCAGCAAAAGGCCGCTGACTTGAGGGATAAACTTGAAACCACCAAACAGTCAAGAAAACGTGCGATCCAGACCAAACACACCATAAACCAACGGTTAGAGAAACTGCAGTCTCAAAACCAAGAAACAGAGAGCGTAAGAGAGAGTTACATCTTAGCCACCGCAGAGCTGTTCATGGCTAAGGAGAAGCTTGTGGAAATAGAACAAGAGTTCAGCATCTCCGTGGAAGAAAGGTTATCTGAGCTTCAAAGAGCAGAGGAAGCGGAGTGTTCATCAATGGTTAACTCCCAAAAGATCAATGAAATGTTAGAAGAGATAGCAGAGATGCGTGACACTGCTGAGAGATTGAACTCTGATGCTGAtaagaagaaagaggaagagGTAAAGATAAAAGAGAAGAGCTTTGATGCGAGAGAGACTTATGCTGAGATGAAACGAGAGGCTGAGCAGAGGCTGGAGGATCTGAGGAGCGACTGTGACCCTGAACTAAGGAAAGATATTGATGAGCTTGCGGAGATATCTGCTGAAAACCAGAGTTTACAACGAGAGATCAAACTTGCTCGTGAACTCAAAGAGGCTAAGAGTGCGATGCAAGAGATTTGTGATGAAGAGAGGTCATACAAAAGCTTGGTGATATCACTCACGGTGGAGTTAGACGGTGTGCAGAGAGAAAACAGAGATCTGAAGGAGAAGGAAAAGGAGAgagaagaagttgaagaagaagaatgggtAGAAGAGAGACTTAAGGTTGAAGAAACCATGCGTGTAGCAGAGAGAACAAGACAAGAAGCGGAAGAGACGAGGATGCACGTGGACGAGCTCAGGAGAGAAGCAGCAGCAACACATACCGTGATGGGTGAAGCAGCGAAGCAGCTGGAGATAGTTAGAAGAGCGGTGAAGAAAGCGAAAACCGCAGAGAAGAGAGCTGTGGAGGACATGACGGTACTTACTGAAAAGAAGGAGAGCTTGACGCATGATGATCCTGATAAGAAGATTAGAATATCGTTGAAAGAGCACGAAGAGTTGAGAGGGAAGCACGAAGAGTCAGAGAGAATGGTGCAGTACAAGGCGGAAACGGTTGATGCTCAGCTGGAAGAGATCAACGAGAGCAGAGTAGAAGGGGAGAGCATGTTGGAGGAGAAGATGAAGGAGATGGAAGAGGTAAAGGAAGCGACTGATACTGCGTTGAGAAGCGCAGAGATTGCAGAGGAAGCACACTGCATCGTGGATGCTGAACTTAGAAAATGGAAACCAGAAGAATTGTAG
- the LOC106437469 gene encoding glucan endo-1,3-beta-glucosidase 5, which translates to MGSGVALFTLSFLLAAHHAHSAIGVNWGTLSFHKLRPSTVVDLLKANKITKVKLFDSNPDALRALMGTGIQVMISIPNELLSTFSSDLFVQQNLSRFMGKGGADIRYVAVGNEPFLTSYGGAYQNYVVPAMVNLQQSLVKANLASYVKLVVPCNADAYESNVPSQGTFRPELTQIMTQLVSFLNSNGSPFVVNIYPFLSLYQNSDFPQDFAFFEGSSHPVLDGPNVYYNAFDGNFDTLVSALAKIGYGQMSIVIGEIGWPTDGAVGANLTAARVFNQGLINHLLSNKGTPLRPGSPPMDVYLFGLLDEGAKSTLPGNFERHWGIFSFDGQAKYRLNLGLGNRGLKNAENVQYLPSRWCVAHPEKDMTQVTDHLRLACSQADCTTLNDGGSCSQLGEKDNISYAFNSYYQLQMQNEKSCDFDGLGMVTFLDPSVGDCRFLVGVTDKSSSASELMARWDIYHICIGLVVWALTRCYIL; encoded by the exons atgggaAGCGGTGTAGCTCTCTTTACTCTCTCCTTTCTTCTCGCAGCCCATCATGCTCATTCCGCAATCGGCGTGAACTGGGGAACGCTGTCGTTTCACAAGCTGAGACCTTCCACAGTGGTGGATCTCCTCAAAGCAAACAAAATAACCAAAGTAAAGCTCTTTGATTCAAACCCAGATGCACTTCGAGCTCTAATGGGCACTGGAATCCAAGTCATGATCAGCATTCCCAATGAGCTGCTCTCCACTTTCAGCTCCGATCTCTTCGTCCAGCAGAACCTCTCTCGCTTCATGGGCAAAGGTGGCGCTGATATCAG GTACGTTGCTGTAGGGAACGAGCCGTTCTTGACGAGTTACGGCGGTGCGTATCAGAACTATGTTGTCCCAGCTATGGTTAACTTGCAGCAGTCTTTGGTTAAAGCAAATCTAGCTAGCTATGTGAAGCTGGTGGTTCCTTGCAACGCGGATGCGTATGAGTCTAACGTTCCTTCTCAAGGGACGTTTAGGCCTGAGCTAACGCAGATCATGACTCAGTTGGTTTCGTTTCTAAACTCAAATGGGTCCCCCTTTGTTGTCAATATCTATCCTTTCCTTAGTCTCTATCAAAACTCCGACTTCCCGCAAGACTTTGCGTTTTTCGAGGGAAGTAGTCACCCGGTTCTTGATGGGCCTAATGTTTATTACAATGCGTTTGATGGGAACTTCGACACTCTTGTCTCTGCTCTCGCCAAGATTGGGTATGGTCAAATGTCTATAGTTATTGGGGAGATTGGTTGGCCTACGGATGGAGCAGTGGGTGCTAACCTCACTGCGGCGCGGGTTTTCAACCAAGGGCTTATTAACCATCTGTTGAGCAACAAAGGGACGCCGCTCAGGCCTGGCTCACCTCCTATGGATGTCTATCTTTTCGGTTTGCTTGACGAAGGAGCTAAGAGCACACTGCCTGGTAACTTTGAAAGGCACTGGGGGATCTTCTCTTTTGATGGACAGGCTAAGTATCGTCTCAACTTAGGACTAGGCAACAGAGGGCTCAAGAATGCGGAGAATGTTCAGTACCTACCTTCCAGGTGGTGTGTGGCTCACCCAGAGAAGGACATGACCCAAGTTACAGACCACTTGAGGCTTGCTTGCAGTCAAGCGGATTGCACAACGCTCAACGACGGGGGATCATGCAGCCAGCTTGGGGAGAAGGATAATATCTCATATGCTTTCAACAGTTACTATCAGCTGCAGATGCAAAATGAGAAGAGCTGCGACTTTGATGGGCTTGGTATGGTCACCTTCCTAGATCCTTCAGTTGGGGATTGTAGATTTCTTGTTGGCGTTACAGATAAATCGTCTAGTGCTTCTGAGCTGATGGCAAGGTGGGATATCTACCACATTTGCATTGGACTGGTGGTCTGGGCTCTCACACGGTGTTACATTTTATGA